Proteins from a single region of Callithrix jacchus isolate 240 chromosome 12, calJac240_pri, whole genome shotgun sequence:
- the RHOT2 gene encoding mitochondrial Rho GTPase 2 isoform X1, producing MRRDVRILLLGEAQVGKTSLILSLVGEEFPEEVPSRAEEITIPADVTPEKVPTHIVDYSEAEQTDEELREEIHKANVVCMVYDVSEEATIEKIRTKWVPLVNGGSTRESRVPIILVGNKSDLRPGSSMEAVLPIMSQFPEIETCVECSAKNLRNISELFYYAQKAVLHPTAPLYDPEAKQLRPACTQALTRIFRLSDQDLDQALSDEELNAFQAEILFRAPLGSAGPGGREDGGVQACGWRCVGRPADPGCAGFLFLNTLFIQRGRHETTWTILRHFGYSDALELTADYLFPPLHVPPGCSTELSHLGYQFVQRVFEKHDQDRDGALSPVELQSLFSVFPAAPWGPELARTVRTEADRLPLHGYLCQWTLVTYLDVRSCLGHLGYLGYPTLCEQDSQTRAITVTREKTLDQEKGQTQRSVLLCKVVGARGVGKSAFLQAFLGRSLRHQDPREEPPGYTIDTVQVNGQEKYLILCEVGPEGLLATSLDAACDVACLMFDGSHPETFAHCASVYKRHYMDGQTPCLFVSSKADLPEGVLPAGLSPAEFCRKHRLPAPVPFSCAGPAEPSAVIFTQLATMAAFPHLVYTELRPSSSFWLRGLLGVVGAAVAAVLSFSLYRVLVKSQ from the exons ATGAGGCGGGACGTGCGCATCCTGTTACTGGGCGAGG CCCAGGTGGGGAAGACGTCGCTGATCCTGTCCCTGGTGGGCGAGGAGTTCCCCGAGGAG GTCCCTTCCCGCGCGGAGGAGATCACGATCCCCGCGGACGTCACCCCGGAGAAGGTGCCCACCCACATCGTGGACTACTCAG AAGCCGAGCAGACGGACGAGGAGCTGCGGGAGGAGATCCACAAG GCGAACGTGGTGTGCATGGTGTATGACGTCTCTGAGGAGGCCACCATTGAGAAG ATTCGAACTAAATGGGTCCCGCTGGTGAATGGGGGGAGCACGAGGGAGTCCAG GGTGCCCATCATCCTAGTGGGCAACAAGTCAGACCTGCGGCCGGGGAGCTCCATGGAGGCCGTGCTTCCCATCATGAGCCAGTTTCCTGAGATAGAGACTTGTGTGGAG TGTTCAGCCAAGAACCTGAGGAACATCTCAGAGCTGTTTTACTATGCCCAGAAGGCAGTCCTGCACCCCACAGCCCCCCTCTATGACCCTGAGGCCAAGCAG TTGAGGCCCGCGTGCACCCAGGCCCTGACGCGCATCTTCAGGCTCTCAGATCAGGACCTGGACCAGGCACTCAGTGACGAGGAGCTCAACGCCTTCCAG GCAGAAATCCTGTTTCGGGCACCCCTTGGCTCCGCAGGCCCTGGAGGACGTGAAGATGGTGGTGTGCAAGCATGTGGCTGGCGGTGTGTGGGACGGCCGGCTGACCCTGGATG TGCAGGTTTCCTCTTCCTGAACACGCTCTTCATCCAGCGTGGCCGGCACGAGACTACGTGGACCATCCTGAGGCACTTTGGCTACAGTGATGCACTGGAGCTGACGGCCGACTACCTCTTTCCTCC GCTCCACGTGCCCCCCGGCTGCAGCACTGAGCTCAGCCACCTCGGCTACCAGTTTGTGCAGAGGGTGTTTGAGAAGCACGATCAG GACCGCGACGGCGCCCTCTCGCCTGTGGAGCTGCAGAGCCTCTTCAGTGTGTTCCCGGCAGCCCCCTGGGGCCCTGAGCTTGCGCGCACGGTCCGCACGGAGGCCGACCGGCTGCCTCTGCACGGATACCTCTGCCAGTGGAC TCTGGTGACCTACCTGGACGTCCGGAGCTGCCTCGGGCATCTGGGCTACCTGGGCTACCCCACCCTCTGCGAGCAAGACTCCCAGACCCGCGCCATCACAG TCACCCGTGAGAAGACACTGGACCAGGAGAAGGGACAGACGCAGCGGAGTGTCCTCCTGTGCAAGGTGGTAGGGGCCCGTGGAGTGGGCAAGTCCGCCTTCCTGCAGGCCTTCCTCGGCCGCAGCCTGAGG CACCAGGACCCCAGGGAGGAGCCTCCCGGCTACACCATCGACACGGTGCAGGTCAACGGGCAGGAGAAGTACCTGATC TTGTGTGAGGTGGGCCCAGAGGGCCTGCTGGCCACGTCGCTGGACGCCGCCTGTGACGTCGCCTGCTTGATGTTTGATGGCAGTCACCCAGAGACCTTTGCACACTGTGCCAGCGTCTATAAG CGACATTACATGGATGGGCAGACGCCCTGCCTCTTCGTCTCCTCCAAGGCGGACCTGCCCGAAGGTGTCCTGCCGGCTGGTCTGTCGCCGGCCGAGTTCTGCCGCAAGCACCGGCTGCCTGCTCCGGTGCCATTCTCCTGTGCCGGCCCAGCCGAGCCCAGCGCTGTCATCTTCACCCAGCTTGCCACCATGGCCGCCTTCCC ACACTTGGTCTACACAGAGCTgcgtccctcctcctccttctggctCCGGGGGCTGCTGGGGGTTGTCGGGGCTGCCGTGGCCGCTGTCCTCAGCTTCTCACTCTACAGGGTCCTGGTGAAGAGCCAGTGA
- the RHOT2 gene encoding mitochondrial Rho GTPase 2 isoform X2 has protein sequence MRRDVRILLLGEAQVGKTSLILSLVGEEFPEEVPSRAEEITIPADVTPEKVPTHIVDYSEAEQTDEELREEIHKANVVCMVYDVSEEATIEKIRTKWVPLVNGGSTRESRVPIILVGNKSDLRPGSSMEAVLPIMSQFPEIETCVECSAKNLRNISELFYYAQKAVLHPTAPLYDPEAKQLRPACTQALTRIFRLSDQDLDQALSDEELNAFQKSCFGHPLAPQALEDVKMVVCKHVAGGVWDGRLTLDGFLFLNTLFIQRGRHETTWTILRHFGYSDALELTADYLFPPLHVPPGCSTELSHLGYQFVQRVFEKHDQDRDGALSPVELQSLFSVFPAAPWGPELARTVRTEADRLPLHGYLCQWTLVTYLDVRSCLGHLGYLGYPTLCEQDSQTRAITVTREKTLDQEKGQTQRSVLLCKVVGARGVGKSAFLQAFLGRSLRHQDPREEPPGYTIDTVQVNGQEKYLILCEVGPEGLLATSLDAACDVACLMFDGSHPETFAHCASVYKRHYMDGQTPCLFVSSKADLPEGVLPAGLSPAEFCRKHRLPAPVPFSCAGPAEPSAVIFTQLATMAAFPHLVYTELRPSSSFWLRGLLGVVGAAVAAVLSFSLYRVLVKSQ, from the exons ATGAGGCGGGACGTGCGCATCCTGTTACTGGGCGAGG CCCAGGTGGGGAAGACGTCGCTGATCCTGTCCCTGGTGGGCGAGGAGTTCCCCGAGGAG GTCCCTTCCCGCGCGGAGGAGATCACGATCCCCGCGGACGTCACCCCGGAGAAGGTGCCCACCCACATCGTGGACTACTCAG AAGCCGAGCAGACGGACGAGGAGCTGCGGGAGGAGATCCACAAG GCGAACGTGGTGTGCATGGTGTATGACGTCTCTGAGGAGGCCACCATTGAGAAG ATTCGAACTAAATGGGTCCCGCTGGTGAATGGGGGGAGCACGAGGGAGTCCAG GGTGCCCATCATCCTAGTGGGCAACAAGTCAGACCTGCGGCCGGGGAGCTCCATGGAGGCCGTGCTTCCCATCATGAGCCAGTTTCCTGAGATAGAGACTTGTGTGGAG TGTTCAGCCAAGAACCTGAGGAACATCTCAGAGCTGTTTTACTATGCCCAGAAGGCAGTCCTGCACCCCACAGCCCCCCTCTATGACCCTGAGGCCAAGCAG TTGAGGCCCGCGTGCACCCAGGCCCTGACGCGCATCTTCAGGCTCTCAGATCAGGACCTGGACCAGGCACTCAGTGACGAGGAGCTCAACGCCTTCCAG AAATCCTGTTTCGGGCACCCCTTGGCTCCGCAGGCCCTGGAGGACGTGAAGATGGTGGTGTGCAAGCATGTGGCTGGCGGTGTGTGGGACGGCCGGCTGACCCTGGATG GTTTCCTCTTCCTGAACACGCTCTTCATCCAGCGTGGCCGGCACGAGACTACGTGGACCATCCTGAGGCACTTTGGCTACAGTGATGCACTGGAGCTGACGGCCGACTACCTCTTTCCTCC GCTCCACGTGCCCCCCGGCTGCAGCACTGAGCTCAGCCACCTCGGCTACCAGTTTGTGCAGAGGGTGTTTGAGAAGCACGATCAG GACCGCGACGGCGCCCTCTCGCCTGTGGAGCTGCAGAGCCTCTTCAGTGTGTTCCCGGCAGCCCCCTGGGGCCCTGAGCTTGCGCGCACGGTCCGCACGGAGGCCGACCGGCTGCCTCTGCACGGATACCTCTGCCAGTGGAC TCTGGTGACCTACCTGGACGTCCGGAGCTGCCTCGGGCATCTGGGCTACCTGGGCTACCCCACCCTCTGCGAGCAAGACTCCCAGACCCGCGCCATCACAG TCACCCGTGAGAAGACACTGGACCAGGAGAAGGGACAGACGCAGCGGAGTGTCCTCCTGTGCAAGGTGGTAGGGGCCCGTGGAGTGGGCAAGTCCGCCTTCCTGCAGGCCTTCCTCGGCCGCAGCCTGAGG CACCAGGACCCCAGGGAGGAGCCTCCCGGCTACACCATCGACACGGTGCAGGTCAACGGGCAGGAGAAGTACCTGATC TTGTGTGAGGTGGGCCCAGAGGGCCTGCTGGCCACGTCGCTGGACGCCGCCTGTGACGTCGCCTGCTTGATGTTTGATGGCAGTCACCCAGAGACCTTTGCACACTGTGCCAGCGTCTATAAG CGACATTACATGGATGGGCAGACGCCCTGCCTCTTCGTCTCCTCCAAGGCGGACCTGCCCGAAGGTGTCCTGCCGGCTGGTCTGTCGCCGGCCGAGTTCTGCCGCAAGCACCGGCTGCCTGCTCCGGTGCCATTCTCCTGTGCCGGCCCAGCCGAGCCCAGCGCTGTCATCTTCACCCAGCTTGCCACCATGGCCGCCTTCCC ACACTTGGTCTACACAGAGCTgcgtccctcctcctccttctggctCCGGGGGCTGCTGGGGGTTGTCGGGGCTGCCGTGGCCGCTGTCCTCAGCTTCTCACTCTACAGGGTCCTGGTGAAGAGCCAGTGA
- the RHOT2 gene encoding mitochondrial Rho GTPase 2 isoform X3: MSPRIRTKWVPLVNGGSTRESRVPIILVGNKSDLRPGSSMEAVLPIMSQFPEIETCVECSAKNLRNISELFYYAQKAVLHPTAPLYDPEAKQLRPACTQALTRIFRLSDQDLDQALSDEELNAFQAEILFRAPLGSAGPGGREDGGVQACGWRCVGRPADPGCAGFLFLNTLFIQRGRHETTWTILRHFGYSDALELTADYLFPPLHVPPGCSTELSHLGYQFVQRVFEKHDQDRDGALSPVELQSLFSVFPAAPWGPELARTVRTEADRLPLHGYLCQWTLVTYLDVRSCLGHLGYLGYPTLCEQDSQTRAITVTREKTLDQEKGQTQRSVLLCKVVGARGVGKSAFLQAFLGRSLRHQDPREEPPGYTIDTVQVNGQEKYLILCEVGPEGLLATSLDAACDVACLMFDGSHPETFAHCASVYKRHYMDGQTPCLFVSSKADLPEGVLPAGLSPAEFCRKHRLPAPVPFSCAGPAEPSAVIFTQLATMAAFPHLVYTELRPSSSFWLRGLLGVVGAAVAAVLSFSLYRVLVKSQ; this comes from the exons ATGTCTCCCCGT ATTCGAACTAAATGGGTCCCGCTGGTGAATGGGGGGAGCACGAGGGAGTCCAG GGTGCCCATCATCCTAGTGGGCAACAAGTCAGACCTGCGGCCGGGGAGCTCCATGGAGGCCGTGCTTCCCATCATGAGCCAGTTTCCTGAGATAGAGACTTGTGTGGAG TGTTCAGCCAAGAACCTGAGGAACATCTCAGAGCTGTTTTACTATGCCCAGAAGGCAGTCCTGCACCCCACAGCCCCCCTCTATGACCCTGAGGCCAAGCAG TTGAGGCCCGCGTGCACCCAGGCCCTGACGCGCATCTTCAGGCTCTCAGATCAGGACCTGGACCAGGCACTCAGTGACGAGGAGCTCAACGCCTTCCAG GCAGAAATCCTGTTTCGGGCACCCCTTGGCTCCGCAGGCCCTGGAGGACGTGAAGATGGTGGTGTGCAAGCATGTGGCTGGCGGTGTGTGGGACGGCCGGCTGACCCTGGATG TGCAGGTTTCCTCTTCCTGAACACGCTCTTCATCCAGCGTGGCCGGCACGAGACTACGTGGACCATCCTGAGGCACTTTGGCTACAGTGATGCACTGGAGCTGACGGCCGACTACCTCTTTCCTCC GCTCCACGTGCCCCCCGGCTGCAGCACTGAGCTCAGCCACCTCGGCTACCAGTTTGTGCAGAGGGTGTTTGAGAAGCACGATCAG GACCGCGACGGCGCCCTCTCGCCTGTGGAGCTGCAGAGCCTCTTCAGTGTGTTCCCGGCAGCCCCCTGGGGCCCTGAGCTTGCGCGCACGGTCCGCACGGAGGCCGACCGGCTGCCTCTGCACGGATACCTCTGCCAGTGGAC TCTGGTGACCTACCTGGACGTCCGGAGCTGCCTCGGGCATCTGGGCTACCTGGGCTACCCCACCCTCTGCGAGCAAGACTCCCAGACCCGCGCCATCACAG TCACCCGTGAGAAGACACTGGACCAGGAGAAGGGACAGACGCAGCGGAGTGTCCTCCTGTGCAAGGTGGTAGGGGCCCGTGGAGTGGGCAAGTCCGCCTTCCTGCAGGCCTTCCTCGGCCGCAGCCTGAGG CACCAGGACCCCAGGGAGGAGCCTCCCGGCTACACCATCGACACGGTGCAGGTCAACGGGCAGGAGAAGTACCTGATC TTGTGTGAGGTGGGCCCAGAGGGCCTGCTGGCCACGTCGCTGGACGCCGCCTGTGACGTCGCCTGCTTGATGTTTGATGGCAGTCACCCAGAGACCTTTGCACACTGTGCCAGCGTCTATAAG CGACATTACATGGATGGGCAGACGCCCTGCCTCTTCGTCTCCTCCAAGGCGGACCTGCCCGAAGGTGTCCTGCCGGCTGGTCTGTCGCCGGCCGAGTTCTGCCGCAAGCACCGGCTGCCTGCTCCGGTGCCATTCTCCTGTGCCGGCCCAGCCGAGCCCAGCGCTGTCATCTTCACCCAGCTTGCCACCATGGCCGCCTTCCC ACACTTGGTCTACACAGAGCTgcgtccctcctcctccttctggctCCGGGGGCTGCTGGGGGTTGTCGGGGCTGCCGTGGCCGCTGTCCTCAGCTTCTCACTCTACAGGGTCCTGGTGAAGAGCCAGTGA
- the RHOT2 gene encoding mitochondrial Rho GTPase 2 isoform X4: MSPRIRTKWVPLVNGGSTRESRVPIILVGNKSDLRPGSSMEAVLPIMSQFPEIETCVECSAKNLRNISELFYYAQKAVLHPTAPLYDPEAKQLRPACTQALTRIFRLSDQDLDQALSDEELNAFQKSCFGHPLAPQALEDVKMVVCKHVAGGVWDGRLTLDGFLFLNTLFIQRGRHETTWTILRHFGYSDALELTADYLFPPLHVPPGCSTELSHLGYQFVQRVFEKHDQDRDGALSPVELQSLFSVFPAAPWGPELARTVRTEADRLPLHGYLCQWTLVTYLDVRSCLGHLGYLGYPTLCEQDSQTRAITVTREKTLDQEKGQTQRSVLLCKVVGARGVGKSAFLQAFLGRSLRHQDPREEPPGYTIDTVQVNGQEKYLILCEVGPEGLLATSLDAACDVACLMFDGSHPETFAHCASVYKRHYMDGQTPCLFVSSKADLPEGVLPAGLSPAEFCRKHRLPAPVPFSCAGPAEPSAVIFTQLATMAAFPHLVYTELRPSSSFWLRGLLGVVGAAVAAVLSFSLYRVLVKSQ; the protein is encoded by the exons ATGTCTCCCCGT ATTCGAACTAAATGGGTCCCGCTGGTGAATGGGGGGAGCACGAGGGAGTCCAG GGTGCCCATCATCCTAGTGGGCAACAAGTCAGACCTGCGGCCGGGGAGCTCCATGGAGGCCGTGCTTCCCATCATGAGCCAGTTTCCTGAGATAGAGACTTGTGTGGAG TGTTCAGCCAAGAACCTGAGGAACATCTCAGAGCTGTTTTACTATGCCCAGAAGGCAGTCCTGCACCCCACAGCCCCCCTCTATGACCCTGAGGCCAAGCAG TTGAGGCCCGCGTGCACCCAGGCCCTGACGCGCATCTTCAGGCTCTCAGATCAGGACCTGGACCAGGCACTCAGTGACGAGGAGCTCAACGCCTTCCAG AAATCCTGTTTCGGGCACCCCTTGGCTCCGCAGGCCCTGGAGGACGTGAAGATGGTGGTGTGCAAGCATGTGGCTGGCGGTGTGTGGGACGGCCGGCTGACCCTGGATG GTTTCCTCTTCCTGAACACGCTCTTCATCCAGCGTGGCCGGCACGAGACTACGTGGACCATCCTGAGGCACTTTGGCTACAGTGATGCACTGGAGCTGACGGCCGACTACCTCTTTCCTCC GCTCCACGTGCCCCCCGGCTGCAGCACTGAGCTCAGCCACCTCGGCTACCAGTTTGTGCAGAGGGTGTTTGAGAAGCACGATCAG GACCGCGACGGCGCCCTCTCGCCTGTGGAGCTGCAGAGCCTCTTCAGTGTGTTCCCGGCAGCCCCCTGGGGCCCTGAGCTTGCGCGCACGGTCCGCACGGAGGCCGACCGGCTGCCTCTGCACGGATACCTCTGCCAGTGGAC TCTGGTGACCTACCTGGACGTCCGGAGCTGCCTCGGGCATCTGGGCTACCTGGGCTACCCCACCCTCTGCGAGCAAGACTCCCAGACCCGCGCCATCACAG TCACCCGTGAGAAGACACTGGACCAGGAGAAGGGACAGACGCAGCGGAGTGTCCTCCTGTGCAAGGTGGTAGGGGCCCGTGGAGTGGGCAAGTCCGCCTTCCTGCAGGCCTTCCTCGGCCGCAGCCTGAGG CACCAGGACCCCAGGGAGGAGCCTCCCGGCTACACCATCGACACGGTGCAGGTCAACGGGCAGGAGAAGTACCTGATC TTGTGTGAGGTGGGCCCAGAGGGCCTGCTGGCCACGTCGCTGGACGCCGCCTGTGACGTCGCCTGCTTGATGTTTGATGGCAGTCACCCAGAGACCTTTGCACACTGTGCCAGCGTCTATAAG CGACATTACATGGATGGGCAGACGCCCTGCCTCTTCGTCTCCTCCAAGGCGGACCTGCCCGAAGGTGTCCTGCCGGCTGGTCTGTCGCCGGCCGAGTTCTGCCGCAAGCACCGGCTGCCTGCTCCGGTGCCATTCTCCTGTGCCGGCCCAGCCGAGCCCAGCGCTGTCATCTTCACCCAGCTTGCCACCATGGCCGCCTTCCC ACACTTGGTCTACACAGAGCTgcgtccctcctcctccttctggctCCGGGGGCTGCTGGGGGTTGTCGGGGCTGCCGTGGCCGCTGTCCTCAGCTTCTCACTCTACAGGGTCCTGGTGAAGAGCCAGTGA
- the RHOT2 gene encoding mitochondrial Rho GTPase 2 isoform X5, which produces MGGARGSPVGNKSDLRPGSSMEAVLPIMSQFPEIETCVECSAKNLRNISELFYYAQKAVLHPTAPLYDPEAKQLRPACTQALTRIFRLSDQDLDQALSDEELNAFQAEILFRAPLGSAGPGGREDGGVQACGWRCVGRPADPGCAGFLFLNTLFIQRGRHETTWTILRHFGYSDALELTADYLFPPLHVPPGCSTELSHLGYQFVQRVFEKHDQDRDGALSPVELQSLFSVFPAAPWGPELARTVRTEADRLPLHGYLCQWTLVTYLDVRSCLGHLGYLGYPTLCEQDSQTRAITVTREKTLDQEKGQTQRSVLLCKVVGARGVGKSAFLQAFLGRSLRHQDPREEPPGYTIDTVQVNGQEKYLILCEVGPEGLLATSLDAACDVACLMFDGSHPETFAHCASVYKRHYMDGQTPCLFVSSKADLPEGVLPAGLSPAEFCRKHRLPAPVPFSCAGPAEPSAVIFTQLATMAAFPHLVYTELRPSSSFWLRGLLGVVGAAVAAVLSFSLYRVLVKSQ; this is translated from the exons ATGGGGGGAGCACGAGGGAGTCCAG TGGGCAACAAGTCAGACCTGCGGCCGGGGAGCTCCATGGAGGCCGTGCTTCCCATCATGAGCCAGTTTCCTGAGATAGAGACTTGTGTGGAG TGTTCAGCCAAGAACCTGAGGAACATCTCAGAGCTGTTTTACTATGCCCAGAAGGCAGTCCTGCACCCCACAGCCCCCCTCTATGACCCTGAGGCCAAGCAG TTGAGGCCCGCGTGCACCCAGGCCCTGACGCGCATCTTCAGGCTCTCAGATCAGGACCTGGACCAGGCACTCAGTGACGAGGAGCTCAACGCCTTCCAG GCAGAAATCCTGTTTCGGGCACCCCTTGGCTCCGCAGGCCCTGGAGGACGTGAAGATGGTGGTGTGCAAGCATGTGGCTGGCGGTGTGTGGGACGGCCGGCTGACCCTGGATG TGCAGGTTTCCTCTTCCTGAACACGCTCTTCATCCAGCGTGGCCGGCACGAGACTACGTGGACCATCCTGAGGCACTTTGGCTACAGTGATGCACTGGAGCTGACGGCCGACTACCTCTTTCCTCC GCTCCACGTGCCCCCCGGCTGCAGCACTGAGCTCAGCCACCTCGGCTACCAGTTTGTGCAGAGGGTGTTTGAGAAGCACGATCAG GACCGCGACGGCGCCCTCTCGCCTGTGGAGCTGCAGAGCCTCTTCAGTGTGTTCCCGGCAGCCCCCTGGGGCCCTGAGCTTGCGCGCACGGTCCGCACGGAGGCCGACCGGCTGCCTCTGCACGGATACCTCTGCCAGTGGAC TCTGGTGACCTACCTGGACGTCCGGAGCTGCCTCGGGCATCTGGGCTACCTGGGCTACCCCACCCTCTGCGAGCAAGACTCCCAGACCCGCGCCATCACAG TCACCCGTGAGAAGACACTGGACCAGGAGAAGGGACAGACGCAGCGGAGTGTCCTCCTGTGCAAGGTGGTAGGGGCCCGTGGAGTGGGCAAGTCCGCCTTCCTGCAGGCCTTCCTCGGCCGCAGCCTGAGG CACCAGGACCCCAGGGAGGAGCCTCCCGGCTACACCATCGACACGGTGCAGGTCAACGGGCAGGAGAAGTACCTGATC TTGTGTGAGGTGGGCCCAGAGGGCCTGCTGGCCACGTCGCTGGACGCCGCCTGTGACGTCGCCTGCTTGATGTTTGATGGCAGTCACCCAGAGACCTTTGCACACTGTGCCAGCGTCTATAAG CGACATTACATGGATGGGCAGACGCCCTGCCTCTTCGTCTCCTCCAAGGCGGACCTGCCCGAAGGTGTCCTGCCGGCTGGTCTGTCGCCGGCCGAGTTCTGCCGCAAGCACCGGCTGCCTGCTCCGGTGCCATTCTCCTGTGCCGGCCCAGCCGAGCCCAGCGCTGTCATCTTCACCCAGCTTGCCACCATGGCCGCCTTCCC ACACTTGGTCTACACAGAGCTgcgtccctcctcctccttctggctCCGGGGGCTGCTGGGGGTTGTCGGGGCTGCCGTGGCCGCTGTCCTCAGCTTCTCACTCTACAGGGTCCTGGTGAAGAGCCAGTGA
- the RHOT2 gene encoding mitochondrial Rho GTPase 2 isoform X6: MGGARGSPVGNKSDLRPGSSMEAVLPIMSQFPEIETCVECSAKNLRNISELFYYAQKAVLHPTAPLYDPEAKQLRPACTQALTRIFRLSDQDLDQALSDEELNAFQKSCFGHPLAPQALEDVKMVVCKHVAGGVWDGRLTLDGFLFLNTLFIQRGRHETTWTILRHFGYSDALELTADYLFPPLHVPPGCSTELSHLGYQFVQRVFEKHDQDRDGALSPVELQSLFSVFPAAPWGPELARTVRTEADRLPLHGYLCQWTLVTYLDVRSCLGHLGYLGYPTLCEQDSQTRAITVTREKTLDQEKGQTQRSVLLCKVVGARGVGKSAFLQAFLGRSLRHQDPREEPPGYTIDTVQVNGQEKYLILCEVGPEGLLATSLDAACDVACLMFDGSHPETFAHCASVYKRHYMDGQTPCLFVSSKADLPEGVLPAGLSPAEFCRKHRLPAPVPFSCAGPAEPSAVIFTQLATMAAFPHLVYTELRPSSSFWLRGLLGVVGAAVAAVLSFSLYRVLVKSQ; this comes from the exons ATGGGGGGAGCACGAGGGAGTCCAG TGGGCAACAAGTCAGACCTGCGGCCGGGGAGCTCCATGGAGGCCGTGCTTCCCATCATGAGCCAGTTTCCTGAGATAGAGACTTGTGTGGAG TGTTCAGCCAAGAACCTGAGGAACATCTCAGAGCTGTTTTACTATGCCCAGAAGGCAGTCCTGCACCCCACAGCCCCCCTCTATGACCCTGAGGCCAAGCAG TTGAGGCCCGCGTGCACCCAGGCCCTGACGCGCATCTTCAGGCTCTCAGATCAGGACCTGGACCAGGCACTCAGTGACGAGGAGCTCAACGCCTTCCAG AAATCCTGTTTCGGGCACCCCTTGGCTCCGCAGGCCCTGGAGGACGTGAAGATGGTGGTGTGCAAGCATGTGGCTGGCGGTGTGTGGGACGGCCGGCTGACCCTGGATG GTTTCCTCTTCCTGAACACGCTCTTCATCCAGCGTGGCCGGCACGAGACTACGTGGACCATCCTGAGGCACTTTGGCTACAGTGATGCACTGGAGCTGACGGCCGACTACCTCTTTCCTCC GCTCCACGTGCCCCCCGGCTGCAGCACTGAGCTCAGCCACCTCGGCTACCAGTTTGTGCAGAGGGTGTTTGAGAAGCACGATCAG GACCGCGACGGCGCCCTCTCGCCTGTGGAGCTGCAGAGCCTCTTCAGTGTGTTCCCGGCAGCCCCCTGGGGCCCTGAGCTTGCGCGCACGGTCCGCACGGAGGCCGACCGGCTGCCTCTGCACGGATACCTCTGCCAGTGGAC TCTGGTGACCTACCTGGACGTCCGGAGCTGCCTCGGGCATCTGGGCTACCTGGGCTACCCCACCCTCTGCGAGCAAGACTCCCAGACCCGCGCCATCACAG TCACCCGTGAGAAGACACTGGACCAGGAGAAGGGACAGACGCAGCGGAGTGTCCTCCTGTGCAAGGTGGTAGGGGCCCGTGGAGTGGGCAAGTCCGCCTTCCTGCAGGCCTTCCTCGGCCGCAGCCTGAGG CACCAGGACCCCAGGGAGGAGCCTCCCGGCTACACCATCGACACGGTGCAGGTCAACGGGCAGGAGAAGTACCTGATC TTGTGTGAGGTGGGCCCAGAGGGCCTGCTGGCCACGTCGCTGGACGCCGCCTGTGACGTCGCCTGCTTGATGTTTGATGGCAGTCACCCAGAGACCTTTGCACACTGTGCCAGCGTCTATAAG CGACATTACATGGATGGGCAGACGCCCTGCCTCTTCGTCTCCTCCAAGGCGGACCTGCCCGAAGGTGTCCTGCCGGCTGGTCTGTCGCCGGCCGAGTTCTGCCGCAAGCACCGGCTGCCTGCTCCGGTGCCATTCTCCTGTGCCGGCCCAGCCGAGCCCAGCGCTGTCATCTTCACCCAGCTTGCCACCATGGCCGCCTTCCC ACACTTGGTCTACACAGAGCTgcgtccctcctcctccttctggctCCGGGGGCTGCTGGGGGTTGTCGGGGCTGCCGTGGCCGCTGTCCTCAGCTTCTCACTCTACAGGGTCCTGGTGAAGAGCCAGTGA